The proteins below come from a single Prolixibacter sp. NT017 genomic window:
- a CDS encoding HAMP domain-containing sensor histidine kinase encodes MRLHPVTLLFSGQKETESKFKKQYFSDSLPQFRFAFLLLTILYAGFSIVDYLYIPNRLTTFLFIRFGIVLPLMAGTLFLSYSQYFETVWQGLLTLCYIVAGAGISYMLILEPENFTYYGGLMLVFAAGYFFIKLRFLYASIAGWIVLIAFVAGKLIAQQTFSELLVISIFFFTAMNLIGMFGSYYLEYYSRRNFFQHQQNLEQQNLLNEAHQNREKEVQQRTLELKQRNNRLEHELERSRIIENELIRVKEKAEESDRLKTAFITNLSHELRTPLNSIIGFAYLLSDDDIEQKERFEYQRIIHQQTDQMLSQINDIVEISKIESGRYEIDFVQCNLKDICLDVTETMRKQLLPEVGLIIDEKSENQIIPDVKTDCDRLTQILKQLISNAIKYTQKGEIKVGYGINQRERLLEFDVSDTGIGISEENRQKIFQRFTKLDPFAQGTGLGLSICKALIEQMGGNIDLESSPGNGTTFRFSIPYAPVEAPVS; translated from the coding sequence ATGAGACTTCATCCGGTTACATTACTCTTTTCAGGTCAGAAAGAGACAGAATCCAAATTTAAGAAACAGTATTTCAGCGATTCGTTACCACAATTTCGGTTTGCGTTTCTGCTGTTAACGATTCTGTATGCCGGATTCAGTATTGTTGACTACCTGTATATTCCCAATCGCTTAACAACGTTCCTGTTCATCCGGTTTGGTATTGTACTGCCCCTGATGGCCGGGACTTTGTTTCTTTCCTATTCCCAATATTTTGAAACAGTATGGCAGGGCTTATTGACCCTTTGTTACATTGTTGCTGGTGCCGGGATTAGTTATATGCTCATTCTCGAGCCGGAGAACTTTACTTACTATGGTGGTCTCATGCTGGTATTTGCCGCAGGGTACTTCTTCATTAAACTGCGCTTTTTATATGCTTCCATAGCCGGATGGATTGTACTGATAGCGTTTGTTGCTGGAAAACTCATTGCACAACAGACGTTCTCGGAACTATTGGTCATCTCTATTTTCTTCTTCACTGCTATGAATCTGATTGGCATGTTCGGCTCCTACTACCTTGAATACTACTCAAGAAGGAACTTCTTTCAGCATCAGCAAAATCTGGAGCAACAAAACTTGCTCAATGAGGCTCACCAAAACCGCGAAAAGGAAGTTCAACAGCGCACGCTCGAGCTCAAACAAAGAAATAACCGGTTGGAACACGAACTGGAACGCAGTCGGATTATCGAAAACGAATTGATTCGTGTAAAAGAAAAAGCGGAAGAATCCGATCGATTGAAAACAGCTTTTATCACCAACCTAAGTCACGAACTGCGGACACCACTAAACTCCATTATCGGATTTGCTTATTTGTTGTCCGACGACGATATTGAACAGAAAGAACGCTTCGAATACCAACGAATTATACATCAGCAAACTGACCAGATGCTCAGCCAGATCAATGATATCGTTGAAATTTCGAAGATTGAAAGCGGAAGATACGAGATCGACTTTGTTCAGTGCAATCTCAAAGATATATGCCTGGATGTTACTGAAACGATGAGAAAGCAACTGCTGCCTGAGGTCGGGCTGATTATTGATGAAAAATCGGAAAATCAAATCATTCCTGATGTTAAAACCGACTGCGACCGGTTGACTCAAATCCTGAAGCAATTGATTTCGAATGCGATTAAGTATACGCAAAAAGGAGAAATCAAGGTGGGATATGGCATCAACCAACGGGAGCGCCTGCTGGAATTCGATGTCAGCGACACCGGCATTGGCATTTCGGAAGAGAACCGGCAGAAAATATTCCAACGCTTCACTAAACTCGATCCGTTTGCCCAGGGAACCGGATTGGGACTTTCGATATGCAAAGCGCTTATCGAGCAAATGGGTGGCAATATCGACCTGGAATCGAGTCCCGGAAACGGAACGACTTTCCGGTTCAGTATTCCTTATGCACCTGTTGAAGCGCCGGTTAGTTAG
- the sfsA gene encoding DNA/RNA nuclease SfsA translates to MRFGEELVHGRLIKRYKRFLADVKLDDGTEVTAHCTNSGTMKSCLEDGAEVHLTPVNDPKRRTKFTWEMIKIDGRWVGINTNNPNKIAFEAVRNNRIPELSGYETVRREVKFGDSRFDVMAQKEGETCFIEVKNVTMKVGPDALFPDAVTTRGRKHLNTLMEVKKQGMRAVMLYIIQRMDVERFGPADEIDPEYGKALREAYREGVEIIPMQAEVTPEGIELVRKLDFEL, encoded by the coding sequence ATGAGATTTGGAGAAGAACTGGTACATGGTCGTTTAATTAAGCGTTACAAACGGTTTTTGGCTGATGTAAAATTAGATGACGGGACTGAAGTAACGGCCCATTGTACCAATTCCGGAACAATGAAAAGTTGCCTGGAAGATGGGGCGGAGGTGCACCTTACACCGGTGAACGATCCGAAAAGAAGAACAAAATTCACCTGGGAGATGATTAAAATTGACGGACGTTGGGTCGGAATTAATACCAACAATCCCAATAAAATTGCTTTTGAGGCAGTCCGTAATAACCGAATTCCCGAATTGAGCGGTTATGAGACTGTGAGACGGGAGGTGAAATTCGGCGACAGTCGTTTCGATGTGATGGCGCAAAAAGAGGGAGAAACCTGTTTCATTGAGGTAAAGAATGTAACCATGAAAGTGGGACCTGATGCACTTTTCCCGGATGCTGTAACCACCCGCGGGCGTAAGCATCTGAATACACTAATGGAAGTGAAGAAACAGGGGATGCGTGCGGTGATGCTTTACATTATCCAGCGCATGGATGTAGAACGTTTTGGCCCGGCTGATGAGATTGACCCGGAATATGGTAAGGCACTTAGAGAGGCCTACCGGGAAGGAGTTGAAATTATCCCGATGCAGGCCGAGGTAACGCCGGAGGGCATTGAACTGGTGCGAAAACTCGATTTTGAATTGTAA
- a CDS encoding PNGase F N-terminal domain-containing protein — protein sequence MKRSFLYLLALLLLSSCGPKQIPAVGDQTYLVFDNQVVNFVPGKYPKDSVQPDANGIIHLGDGRLLLEKIHVPNFQRSVKVTATVTLKSHGDRWDKSGSLFVIPQNSSTNFLNIWTGKKSFPEPAKELEGLQGIVAGDDYQPVLELMRFMTPFGVGFYSDSTSARKPVYIDKWAKEVQWKEDVTDRISQLEGDVWIGVWVDTWTKEGYQLSATLDFDESDIPCDAQKPTHAEPVLNTVYYIGPQGYPDIFARKNINVNVDIPSGAKNVRLQYIVTGHGGDDGGDEFVQKENIISLDGKKVYDFIPWRTDCASFRRFNPSSGVWLEKRKVQYLDWKAGKYKVKEMEEPIASSDYSRSNWCPGTDVPPVTIPLDSIAAGTHQITFSIPKAQPREGDKMNFWLVSAWLDWDE from the coding sequence ATGAAAAGAAGCTTTCTTTATCTGTTGGCTCTATTGCTGCTATCGTCGTGCGGGCCCAAACAAATACCGGCCGTAGGCGACCAAACGTATCTGGTTTTCGATAACCAGGTAGTCAATTTTGTGCCGGGAAAATACCCAAAAGACAGCGTTCAACCGGATGCCAACGGTATCATTCATCTGGGTGACGGACGCTTGTTGCTGGAGAAAATCCATGTGCCTAATTTTCAACGGTCGGTGAAAGTAACGGCAACGGTTACCCTGAAATCACATGGCGACCGGTGGGACAAGTCCGGTTCGCTATTTGTGATTCCTCAGAATTCGTCGACGAACTTCCTGAATATCTGGACGGGTAAGAAGAGCTTTCCTGAGCCGGCAAAAGAACTGGAAGGATTGCAAGGCATCGTTGCTGGCGACGATTACCAGCCGGTTCTTGAACTCATGCGTTTTATGACGCCGTTTGGCGTAGGCTTTTACAGCGATTCGACATCGGCTCGGAAGCCGGTTTACATCGACAAATGGGCGAAGGAAGTTCAGTGGAAAGAAGATGTCACCGACCGTATCTCGCAGCTGGAAGGCGACGTGTGGATTGGTGTGTGGGTGGATACCTGGACGAAGGAAGGCTACCAGCTGAGTGCCACGCTCGACTTCGACGAAAGTGATATTCCCTGCGACGCACAAAAGCCAACCCATGCCGAACCGGTGCTGAATACCGTTTATTACATCGGTCCGCAAGGGTACCCGGATATTTTTGCCCGGAAGAACATTAATGTGAATGTCGACATCCCGTCAGGGGCAAAAAATGTCCGTTTGCAGTACATCGTTACAGGGCATGGAGGCGATGATGGCGGTGACGAGTTTGTGCAAAAGGAAAACATCATCTCGCTGGACGGGAAAAAAGTATACGATTTCATTCCCTGGCGCACCGACTGTGCATCATTCCGGCGATTTAATCCGAGCTCCGGCGTTTGGCTCGAAAAGCGAAAGGTGCAATACCTCGATTGGAAAGCGGGCAAATACAAAGTAAAAGAGATGGAAGAGCCGATCGCCTCGTCCGATTACTCGCGCTCCAACTGGTGCCCCGGAACGGATGTGCCACCGGTTACTATTCCGCTGGATTCCATTGCAGCCGGCACGCATCAGATTACCTTCAGCATTCCCAAAGCACAACCCCGCGAGGGAGACAAAATGAATTTCTGGCTGGTTTCGGCCTGGCTCGATTGGGACGAATAA
- a CDS encoding HU family DNA-binding protein, producing MALQYKIISTVKRGAAEDNVRIWFPKLTGSRKIELQQVAEIMEKRSTASEADIQVVITGLVNLIPELLLDGNTVKIDNFGSFRLHAKVSTEDSPDKVTSRNINDLRISFLPDKRIKQALKRANFKKKKE from the coding sequence ATGGCACTTCAATACAAAATCATCTCGACCGTAAAACGCGGAGCAGCTGAGGATAACGTAAGAATCTGGTTTCCCAAGTTAACCGGCTCCCGTAAAATCGAACTGCAACAAGTTGCTGAGATAATGGAAAAACGCTCGACAGCATCGGAAGCTGACATTCAGGTGGTAATAACGGGCCTGGTGAATTTAATACCCGAGTTACTGCTTGACGGCAATACGGTAAAAATCGATAACTTTGGTTCCTTCCGGTTGCACGCAAAAGTGAGTACCGAAGATTCACCCGATAAGGTAACGTCGCGCAACATTAATGACTTGCGGATTAGTTTCCTTCCTGATAAGCGAATAAAGCAAGCGTTGAAACGGGCTAATTTCAAGAAAAAGAAGGAATAA
- a CDS encoding cytidylate kinase family protein, producing MKINNFTPKVLAFTLGLFVMAFGVALSVKANLGVSPISCVPYVFSLKYPLTLGETTIIMNVFLILLQMVLLRKRYQLFQLIQFPVIFLFGIFIDFTLHLISWLNPVSYAGQASTCLLGCVILAFGVFLEVKAGLTYLPGEGLAMAITQTFKIEFGKTKIGVDSSLVLIGIVSSLGLLSGISGIREGTVAAAVLVGFIVRFLNRKINFLDVWLNIKPEEEKATPNKDVKGPVAPHLVITISREYGSGGREIGKAVAEKLGLKFYDKNLIELTAGKSGFTREYIEQHEQKLAHTLLYDLYEQEYAYINERKPPLNALFLVQSKVIREIFRKESCVIVGRCANFILKDQPGCVNVFVHANGEFRKNKIVNEYGVQPDKADKVLERTDRERSNYCTHYTGKVWNDATNYHLTVDSSLLDIEATADLIVETVKAKQLTLA from the coding sequence ATGAAAATAAATAATTTCACCCCAAAAGTTTTAGCCTTTACTTTGGGACTTTTTGTAATGGCATTTGGCGTAGCCCTGTCGGTAAAAGCCAACCTTGGAGTTTCGCCTATTTCTTGCGTTCCGTATGTTTTTAGTTTGAAATATCCGCTGACACTGGGCGAAACCACCATCATTATGAATGTCTTCCTCATTTTGCTACAAATGGTATTACTGCGAAAAAGGTATCAACTGTTCCAACTGATTCAGTTTCCTGTTATCTTCCTCTTCGGCATTTTCATTGATTTTACCCTGCATCTCATTTCATGGCTTAACCCGGTCAGCTATGCAGGACAGGCTTCCACGTGCCTACTAGGTTGTGTTATCCTGGCATTTGGCGTGTTTCTTGAAGTAAAAGCAGGACTCACTTATCTGCCCGGCGAAGGTTTGGCAATGGCCATTACCCAAACATTTAAAATTGAATTCGGAAAGACAAAGATTGGTGTCGACAGTTCGCTCGTATTAATTGGCATCGTCAGTTCGTTAGGTCTTTTGTCCGGAATCAGTGGAATCAGGGAAGGGACAGTTGCTGCAGCCGTACTGGTTGGTTTTATTGTCCGGTTCCTTAACCGAAAGATTAACTTCCTTGATGTATGGCTGAATATTAAACCGGAAGAAGAAAAGGCAACCCCCAACAAGGATGTCAAAGGACCGGTTGCTCCCCACCTGGTAATTACCATTTCGCGTGAATACGGAAGCGGCGGTCGCGAAATAGGAAAAGCGGTGGCCGAAAAGCTGGGATTGAAGTTCTATGACAAGAACCTGATTGAGCTAACGGCAGGGAAAAGCGGTTTCACCCGCGAGTACATCGAGCAACACGAACAGAAATTGGCGCATACCCTGTTGTACGATTTGTACGAACAGGAATATGCCTACATCAACGAACGCAAACCTCCGCTGAATGCTTTATTCCTGGTACAAAGCAAAGTCATCCGCGAAATCTTCCGGAAAGAATCCTGCGTGATTGTCGGGCGATGTGCCAATTTTATACTGAAAGACCAGCCGGGCTGCGTCAATGTATTTGTTCACGCCAACGGCGAATTCAGGAAAAACAAAATAGTAAACGAATACGGTGTTCAGCCCGACAAGGCCGACAAGGTGCTGGAACGGACAGACCGAGAACGTTCGAACTACTGTACGCACTACACGGGCAAAGTATGGAACGACGCAACCAACTACCATCTCACGGTCGACAGCTCGCTGCTGGACATCGAAGCTACAGCCGACCTGATTGTCGAAACCGTGAAGGCGAAACAGCTGACACTGGCTTAA
- a CDS encoding histidine phosphatase family protein, producing MIDFWLIRHGETVENAQGICQGQTPGTLSEEGMMQARALAEYLKNEEFDVIYSSDLRRTMKTTEIVLQFHPGEEIISEPLLRERYLADWQGKPFPKNWKEMDLPEEAETSEDLIMRANAFLSLLKEKHEGQKVFAMSHGGLIRAFWTVLHNLDNGSYSRWDAPENTSISRFGLNEDGSVNELVRNLAEHLETVPVSSKAKNKNDWQL from the coding sequence ATGATTGATTTTTGGCTGATTAGACACGGTGAGACGGTAGAGAATGCGCAAGGAATTTGCCAGGGACAAACTCCCGGAACCCTCAGCGAAGAAGGAATGATGCAGGCCAGAGCTTTGGCTGAATATTTAAAGAATGAAGAGTTCGATGTGATATATTCCAGCGATCTGCGACGGACGATGAAGACGACGGAAATAGTTCTTCAATTTCATCCCGGAGAAGAGATTATTTCCGAGCCGCTTTTACGGGAACGTTACCTGGCGGATTGGCAGGGAAAGCCGTTTCCTAAAAACTGGAAAGAGATGGATTTGCCGGAAGAAGCTGAAACCTCTGAAGATTTGATTATGCGGGCCAATGCTTTTCTTTCCCTGCTAAAGGAAAAGCACGAAGGACAGAAGGTGTTTGCGATGAGCCACGGAGGTTTAATCCGCGCTTTTTGGACAGTGCTGCACAATCTCGACAATGGTTCTTACTCCCGTTGGGATGCGCCGGAGAACACCAGCATTAGTCGTTTCGGGTTAAACGAGGACGGTTCGGTTAATGAACTGGTTCGCAACCTTGCCGAACATTTGGAAACCGTACCGGTGAGCAGCAAAGCCAAAAATAAAAACGACTGGCAGTTATAA
- a CDS encoding pitrilysin family protein — protein sequence MKIQKYIFVMLLVSLSLGVQAGNSVKEMTVNGLKVVFMPSSKQTVAAIMFFKGGTANYDEKQQGIGALTLAATSDCGTQKYAKDAFKNMADKYGVSVNGSARYDYGAISMECVKPYFSEGWKLFSEAVNHPVFEQKELGLLKQKLIAGIQNRKSNPDNTLSDMCMKNTFQGTRYAYQVPGTVETMNAFTQDDVKNYYNKLLNTNRMVLVVVGNLKEQDIRKMVEKDFGNLPSTPVKPMPAAIATTIDTNSLHTESRKLSTNYIQGMLGAPAFTSPDSYAFRLAFNILRNKLFEEVRTKRNLSYAPQAFSSTGFIPYSAVYVTTTKPNEAVTVMVNEMDTLKNDGFTDVDLRNSKSEYTTYYFMGKQSTYNTAYSLGVAKIKGSIDMTTHFIDHIDAVTLPQMQKIFTEYVNGINWNYLGDESVIDKDVFNRKVE from the coding sequence ATGAAAATTCAAAAATATATATTCGTTATGTTGCTTGTGTCCTTATCACTGGGGGTACAGGCCGGAAATTCGGTAAAAGAAATGACGGTAAATGGCTTGAAGGTTGTTTTTATGCCGTCGTCGAAACAAACCGTTGCAGCGATTATGTTCTTCAAAGGAGGAACTGCAAACTATGATGAAAAACAGCAAGGAATAGGGGCGTTAACCCTGGCTGCTACTTCGGATTGTGGCACACAGAAATACGCAAAAGATGCCTTTAAGAATATGGCCGACAAATACGGTGTTAGTGTAAACGGTTCAGCAAGATATGACTACGGAGCCATTAGCATGGAATGCGTTAAACCCTATTTTTCAGAGGGATGGAAGTTGTTTTCGGAAGCTGTCAATCATCCCGTATTCGAGCAAAAAGAACTGGGCTTATTGAAGCAAAAGCTGATTGCCGGTATTCAAAACAGGAAAAGCAATCCGGATAATACACTGTCTGATATGTGTATGAAAAATACATTTCAGGGTACACGCTACGCCTACCAGGTTCCCGGAACGGTTGAAACAATGAACGCTTTCACACAGGATGATGTTAAAAACTATTACAACAAACTGCTAAATACCAACCGAATGGTACTGGTTGTTGTAGGAAACCTTAAAGAACAGGACATCAGGAAAATGGTCGAGAAGGATTTCGGCAACTTGCCATCAACTCCGGTTAAGCCAATGCCTGCAGCCATTGCAACCACCATCGATACCAACTCGCTGCATACCGAAAGCCGGAAATTGTCGACCAATTACATCCAGGGAATGCTGGGCGCACCAGCCTTTACCTCTCCCGATAGCTATGCTTTCCGGTTAGCTTTCAATATCCTGAGGAATAAACTATTCGAAGAAGTAAGGACCAAACGCAATCTGTCGTATGCTCCGCAAGCTTTCTCTTCCACTGGTTTTATTCCCTATTCTGCAGTATATGTCACAACAACCAAACCGAATGAAGCGGTAACCGTAATGGTGAACGAAATGGATACTTTGAAAAACGACGGCTTTACCGACGTCGATTTGAGAAATTCGAAAAGTGAGTATACTACTTACTATTTCATGGGAAAACAATCGACCTACAACACGGCCTACTCGTTGGGAGTTGCCAAAATAAAAGGTTCCATAGATATGACAACTCACTTTATCGACCACATTGATGCAGTGACATTGCCGCAAATGCAAAAAATATTCACCGAATATGTCAATGGAATTAACTGGAACTATCTTGGCGATGAATCAGTGATTGACAAAGACGTTTTCAATAGAAAAGTCGAATAG
- a CDS encoding pitrilysin family protein encodes MKKKALLILSFFLVLSVAKAQKPSNFYTTKLSNGLEVLVIEDHSVPLATVEITTKNGSYTEPPEFNGLSHLYEHMFFKANKDYPSQEAFMAKVHELGIVFNGTTGNERVNYFFTLPKSKWTQGLHFMNSAIRYPLFLPKEIKKENIVVDGEFQRLESNPFFLLSDSMKHVLWGDLYSRKNPIGIHHIIRTATPEKMHTIQHKYYWPNNSMLIVSGDVNHKEVFAKVKDIFSSWKPSGFDPFKKWPIPEFQPLDSTNYFVVTSPYARVPIMMLEWQGPDTRRDVHDTYVADVFSTILSQNSSKFQKMLVDSGLALQANVGYQTLKHTGPISAIVVPNPTKVAACAEAVKKQISMWDSPDYITDQQLENAKRQLEINHLQESDVTSDLSHTMAYFWCSASLDYYYNYIPNIKKVTKQDLINYVDKYIKDKPYAAGLLINTKSEALLHPATFWKK; translated from the coding sequence ATGAAGAAAAAAGCATTATTAATTTTGAGCTTCTTCCTGGTGCTATCAGTTGCAAAGGCTCAAAAACCATCTAATTTTTACACGACTAAACTTTCCAACGGATTGGAAGTACTGGTTATTGAAGACCACAGCGTGCCATTAGCTACCGTTGAAATCACAACCAAAAACGGCTCCTACACCGAACCGCCCGAGTTCAACGGATTAAGCCACCTGTACGAGCACATGTTTTTTAAAGCCAATAAAGACTATCCCAGCCAGGAAGCCTTTATGGCCAAAGTTCATGAGCTCGGTATTGTTTTCAACGGCACAACCGGAAACGAGCGGGTAAATTACTTCTTCACCCTTCCCAAGAGCAAATGGACGCAAGGTTTACACTTCATGAATTCCGCCATCCGTTATCCCCTGTTTCTTCCGAAAGAAATCAAAAAAGAAAATATTGTTGTCGATGGCGAGTTTCAGCGGCTCGAATCAAATCCCTTCTTTTTGTTATCCGATTCAATGAAGCATGTACTGTGGGGGGATTTATATTCTCGTAAAAATCCCATCGGTATCCATCACATCATCAGGACTGCTACACCTGAAAAAATGCATACCATTCAGCATAAATATTACTGGCCCAATAATTCCATGCTAATCGTTAGCGGAGATGTCAACCACAAAGAGGTGTTCGCTAAAGTTAAAGATATTTTCTCCAGTTGGAAACCCTCAGGTTTTGACCCGTTTAAGAAATGGCCCATCCCCGAATTCCAACCGCTTGATTCCACCAACTATTTTGTGGTTACATCACCCTACGCACGTGTTCCTATCATGATGTTAGAATGGCAGGGACCCGATACCCGTCGCGATGTGCATGACACGTATGTGGCCGATGTTTTCTCTACTATCCTGAGTCAAAACTCAAGTAAATTTCAAAAAATGCTGGTCGATAGCGGATTGGCCCTGCAGGCAAATGTTGGTTACCAAACACTAAAACATACCGGACCGATTAGTGCTATCGTCGTTCCTAATCCAACGAAAGTAGCCGCCTGCGCCGAAGCAGTGAAAAAACAAATTTCCATGTGGGACTCGCCCGACTATATTACGGATCAGCAATTGGAAAACGCCAAACGTCAGCTCGAAATTAACCATCTTCAAGAGTCGGATGTAACTTCCGATCTGTCGCATACGATGGCTTATTTCTGGTGTTCAGCCTCTTTGGACTATTACTACAATTACATCCCGAACATCAAGAAAGTGACCAAACAGGATCTGATTAATTATGTCGACAAATACATTAAAGACAAGCCCTACGCTGCCGGATTGCTGATTAATACCAAATCGGAAGCCCTGTTGCATCCTGCGACTTTTTGGAAGAAATAA
- a CDS encoding ABC transporter permease, with product MNGLNWKISLRNLWRNKTFTLINVLGLTLGFTAFIIVFLFIRYELSWDKTNDKYNRIYRVQRHYSRTAFAMDGNDISPHTYAVTASLLEKYPEFERVTILRENSGKFLSADRENQFYDETGICADSNFFDVFTYHFIEGSPKGALNAPFSIVLSQKLADKLFKGEKALGKSVTVEKKFDAKVTGVYTDLPFNSSLRPSYIISFSTLKRTVNIGRDDRWTGDCMCYALLKPGVDYRQTEPKIRNSLAAFKGLEYEELQLCPLSKIHLSFNNRNDYFIVLSLFGLIGFFILLMSAFNYMNLTIAQASTRGKEIAVKKINGGNRCSLVFQFLGETLVLTTTSIVLAFIITQQALPFYNSIVHTHLHFALIQDWKIMLLFILVSVVIGLLSGAYPALFMSSHKIVSLFSGEYFKVGKENFSIRKILVTFQFAITIFLICIGLFFTAQIHYMTNKNLGFDKNNLLYARLTSSVNDLNFEDLRNRLLQHPEIINASMSKTLPFVNLGGGMTNWEGAAPDEKISYRPNWVTYDFVRNMKIPIIEGRDFSREFPSDIDHSCLINETALKCFGWSDPIGKRIHNGQWTVVGVVKNYIFKDMHNGVEPVALILTSGKMSGDWVFAFRYTNGNRDKAKQILVNEFKRSFPNDPFEFHDIDNAFKNESTFKIYHVIRNSTLVFTFFNIAIATIGLLGLVSFTTLRRKKEIGIRKINGSSVSQIFYALNKEFFILLGISILIAWPGAYLIYNIFPGAFKIALQPWIPLFSVLIILVIVVVTTGYQTYKASTQNPVESLRYE from the coding sequence ATGAACGGGCTCAACTGGAAAATATCTCTTCGCAATCTCTGGCGAAATAAAACATTCACACTCATCAACGTTCTCGGACTTACACTTGGCTTCACTGCCTTTATCATCGTATTCCTGTTTATTCGCTACGAACTGAGCTGGGACAAAACCAATGATAAGTACAACCGAATTTACAGGGTGCAGCGGCATTACTCCAGGACCGCATTCGCCATGGATGGGAACGATATATCGCCCCACACTTATGCAGTCACGGCTTCCCTTTTGGAAAAATATCCGGAGTTTGAGCGGGTCACAATCCTTCGTGAAAATTCCGGAAAGTTTCTCTCAGCCGACAGGGAAAACCAGTTTTATGACGAAACGGGTATTTGTGCCGATTCCAACTTCTTTGATGTTTTCACCTATCACTTTATAGAAGGTTCCCCAAAAGGAGCCCTCAACGCTCCTTTTTCCATTGTGCTCTCACAAAAATTGGCCGATAAATTGTTTAAAGGAGAAAAAGCCCTTGGAAAATCAGTGACCGTTGAAAAGAAATTCGATGCGAAAGTAACCGGAGTATATACCGATCTTCCTTTCAATTCCAGTCTGCGGCCATCTTATATTATCTCTTTTTCCACGTTGAAACGGACGGTCAACATCGGACGTGACGATCGTTGGACGGGTGACTGCATGTGCTATGCCCTACTCAAGCCGGGAGTCGATTACAGACAGACAGAGCCGAAAATAAGAAACAGCCTCGCGGCATTTAAAGGCCTTGAATACGAGGAGCTACAACTTTGTCCGCTATCGAAGATCCACCTCAGCTTTAACAATCGGAACGATTATTTTATCGTCCTATCCTTGTTTGGACTGATTGGCTTCTTCATTCTTCTCATGTCGGCGTTTAATTATATGAACCTGACCATTGCCCAGGCATCAACGCGAGGCAAAGAGATTGCCGTAAAAAAAATCAACGGCGGCAACCGGTGCTCCCTGGTGTTCCAATTCCTCGGTGAAACACTTGTGTTGACGACCACTTCAATTGTGCTGGCCTTTATCATTACGCAACAAGCTCTTCCTTTTTATAATAGCATTGTACATACCCATCTCCATTTCGCCCTTATTCAAGACTGGAAAATTATGCTCCTGTTCATTCTCGTTTCTGTAGTTATAGGTTTGCTTTCAGGCGCATATCCGGCTTTGTTCATGTCGTCGCACAAAATCGTCTCACTATTCAGCGGTGAGTACTTTAAAGTTGGGAAAGAGAACTTTAGCATCCGAAAGATACTGGTCACTTTCCAGTTTGCCATTACCATTTTCCTTATATGCATTGGTTTGTTTTTTACCGCACAGATCCATTATATGACGAACAAAAACCTTGGATTCGACAAAAACAATCTGTTATATGCACGACTCACATCATCGGTGAACGACCTAAACTTCGAAGACTTGCGGAACCGACTGCTACAGCATCCCGAAATCATCAATGCTTCTATGTCAAAAACACTGCCCTTTGTCAATTTGGGCGGCGGCATGACCAACTGGGAAGGAGCAGCTCCCGATGAGAAAATTAGTTACCGTCCCAATTGGGTTACTTACGATTTTGTCAGGAACATGAAAATTCCGATTATTGAAGGACGGGACTTCTCCCGGGAATTTCCTTCCGATATCGATCATAGTTGCCTCATCAACGAAACAGCCCTGAAGTGCTTTGGCTGGAGCGACCCGATTGGAAAACGCATTCACAACGGCCAATGGACTGTAGTCGGTGTCGTAAAGAATTATATCTTCAAGGATATGCACAACGGAGTAGAACCCGTTGCACTTATATTAACTTCGGGCAAGATGTCGGGTGACTGGGTCTTTGCCTTCCGTTATACAAACGGAAACCGTGACAAAGCAAAACAAATCCTGGTCAACGAATTCAAACGGTCTTTTCCAAACGACCCGTTTGAATTCCATGATATCGACAACGCCTTCAAAAACGAGTCAACCTTCAAAATATACCATGTAATTAGAAATTCAACCCTGGTTTTCACGTTCTTCAACATCGCGATTGCGACTATTGGATTACTTGGTTTGGTATCATTCACCACTCTTCGCCGTAAAAAGGAAATCGGCATCCGGAAGATTAATGGAAGTTCCGTTTCCCAAATCTTCTACGCCTTGAATAAAGAGTTTTTTATCCTTTTGGGGATATCGATTTTAATCGCCTGGCCGGGAGCTTATCTTATTTACAACATATTTCCCGGAGCTTTTAAAATCGCGCTGCAACCCTGGATACCGCTCTTCTCGGTTCTAATCATTCTTGTCATTGTTGTGGTTACCACTGGTTACCAAACCTACAAAGCCTCAACACAAAATCCGGTAGAAAGTCTGAGATACGAATAA